In the genome of Grus americana isolate bGruAme1 chromosome 16, bGruAme1.mat, whole genome shotgun sequence, one region contains:
- the MMAB gene encoding corrinoid adenosyltransferase MMAB isoform X2, producing MLRRAAAAAGRGLRGPLGTAGRRQRSGADSPDGGSSDRGPRSDRAPKIYTRTGDAGFSSTFTGERRPKGDRIFEALGATDELSSAIGLAGEFSSEKGHTFVEQLHKVQCMLQDVGSNIATPLSSAREAHLKRTSFSEKPVLELEQWIDSYSEQLPPLRAFILPSGGKSSAALHFSRAVCRRAERCVIPLVQAGEADPNVAKYLNRLSDYLFVLARYAAMKEGKEEKIYVKPEP from the exons ATGCTGCGGcgagcagcggcggcggcgggccggggcctgcgagggccgctggggacggcggggcggcggcagcggagCGGGGCGGACAG CCCCGACGGCGGCTCCTCCGACCGCGGCCCCCGCAGCGACCGGGCCCCGAAGATCTACACGAGAACGGGAGACGCAG GCTTCTCCAGCACCTTCACCGGGGAGCGGAGGCCGAAGGGTGACCGGATCTTCGAAGCCCTGGGAGCCACGGACGAACTGAGCTCGGCCATCGG GCTTGCTGGTGAATTTAGCAGTGAAAAGGGCCACACGTTTGTTGAACAACTTCACAAA GTCCAGTGTATGCTGCAGGATGTGGGCTCCAACATCGCGACGCCTCTCTCCTCAGCCAGGGAGGCTCACTTAA AACGAACGTCTTTTAGTGAGAAGCCAGTTCTGGAGCTGGAGCAGTGGATTGACAGTTACTCAGAGCAGCTTCCTCCGCTCAGAGCTTTCATCTTGCCA TCAGGAGGTAAAAGCAGCGCTGCTCTGCATTTTTCCCGAGCTGTCTGCCGCAGAGCTGAAAGGTG cGTGATTCCTTTAGTACAAGCAGGGGAAGCAGATCCGAACGTGGCCAAATATttaaacag GCTGAGTGACTATCTCTTCGTTTTGGCACGTTATGCTGCAatgaaggaagggaaggaagagaaaatatatgTAAAGCCTGAGCCATAA
- the MMAB gene encoding corrinoid adenosyltransferase MMAB isoform X1, translated as MLRRAAAAAGRGLRGPLGTAGRRQRSGADSPDGGSSDRGPRSDRAPKIYTRTGDAGFSSTFTGERRPKGDRIFEALGATDELSSAIGLAGEFSSEKGHTFVEQLHKVQCMLQDVGSNIATPLSSAREAHLKRTSFSEKPVLELEQWIDSYSEQLPPLRAFILPSGGKSSAALHFSRAVCRRAERCVIPLVQAGEADPNVAKYLNRHCWGAEGAVSLLSEGRFGNLFSCGLSLPSGTCSSRTVIRRALLVSLVFPRFPG; from the exons ATGCTGCGGcgagcagcggcggcggcgggccggggcctgcgagggccgctggggacggcggggcggcggcagcggagCGGGGCGGACAG CCCCGACGGCGGCTCCTCCGACCGCGGCCCCCGCAGCGACCGGGCCCCGAAGATCTACACGAGAACGGGAGACGCAG GCTTCTCCAGCACCTTCACCGGGGAGCGGAGGCCGAAGGGTGACCGGATCTTCGAAGCCCTGGGAGCCACGGACGAACTGAGCTCGGCCATCGG GCTTGCTGGTGAATTTAGCAGTGAAAAGGGCCACACGTTTGTTGAACAACTTCACAAA GTCCAGTGTATGCTGCAGGATGTGGGCTCCAACATCGCGACGCCTCTCTCCTCAGCCAGGGAGGCTCACTTAA AACGAACGTCTTTTAGTGAGAAGCCAGTTCTGGAGCTGGAGCAGTGGATTGACAGTTACTCAGAGCAGCTTCCTCCGCTCAGAGCTTTCATCTTGCCA TCAGGAGGTAAAAGCAGCGCTGCTCTGCATTTTTCCCGAGCTGTCTGCCGCAGAGCTGAAAGGTG cGTGATTCCTTTAGTACAAGCAGGGGAAGCAGATCCGAACGTGGCCAAATATttaaacag ACACTGCTGGGGTGCTGAGGGAGCAGTCAGCTTGCTTTCTGAAGGCCGTTTCGGAAATCTCTTCTCGTGTGGGCTCTCTTTGCCTTCCGGCACCTGCAGTTCTCGTACTGTAATCAGACGTGCTTTGCTGGTTTCACTGGTTTTCCCTCGGTTTCCAGGCTGA
- the MMAB gene encoding corrinoid adenosyltransferase MMAB isoform X3, producing the protein MLRRAAAAAGRGLRGPLGTAGRRQRSGADSPDGGSSDRGPRSDRAPKIYTRTGDAGFSSTFTGERRPKGDRIFEALGATDELSSAIGLAGEFSSEKGHTFVEQLHKVQCMLQDVGSNIATPLSSAREAHLKRTSFSEKPVLELEQWIDSYSEQLPPLRAFILPRDSFSTSRGSRSERGQIFKQTLLGC; encoded by the exons ATGCTGCGGcgagcagcggcggcggcgggccggggcctgcgagggccgctggggacggcggggcggcggcagcggagCGGGGCGGACAG CCCCGACGGCGGCTCCTCCGACCGCGGCCCCCGCAGCGACCGGGCCCCGAAGATCTACACGAGAACGGGAGACGCAG GCTTCTCCAGCACCTTCACCGGGGAGCGGAGGCCGAAGGGTGACCGGATCTTCGAAGCCCTGGGAGCCACGGACGAACTGAGCTCGGCCATCGG GCTTGCTGGTGAATTTAGCAGTGAAAAGGGCCACACGTTTGTTGAACAACTTCACAAA GTCCAGTGTATGCTGCAGGATGTGGGCTCCAACATCGCGACGCCTCTCTCCTCAGCCAGGGAGGCTCACTTAA AACGAACGTCTTTTAGTGAGAAGCCAGTTCTGGAGCTGGAGCAGTGGATTGACAGTTACTCAGAGCAGCTTCCTCCGCTCAGAGCTTTCATCTTGCCA cGTGATTCCTTTAGTACAAGCAGGGGAAGCAGATCCGAACGTGGCCAAATATttaaacag ACACTGCTGGGGTGCTGA